CGGCCCCGGTCTGCTCGATCATCCAGCCCACGGGCTCGCCCGGGAATGGTGTGAACTTGAGGTGCCGGCGGACATACTCCGAGGGCGTGAGCTCGAGCTTGCGCAGGGGCTCCTCGGTCCGGCGGAAGGCGCGGCGGCCGTAGTCGAGATGGCGCATCCAGGAGACGACCCAGCCTGCGCCCTGCTCGATGCACCCTCCCCGCAGCTTCGGGAAGCGATCGAAGAGACCATCGAAGATGAGCACGCCGAGGAACAGCTCCGGTGACTGGTGGATGGCGAGGAAGTCCTTCGACCTGACGTTCTCGCCCCCTCCGAGGTGATCGGTGACGGGCATGGCGTTGTTATGGAAGGCGGGGTCCAGCAGGCGTCCGCCCCCGCCGACGTGGAGCACGAAGGGCACGCTCGCTTCGCTCAGCACGTCCCAGAACTGGTCGAGCTCGGGATGGGTCGGGGCCCGCGATCCCGCGGCCGTCGAGGGGACCATGACCGCCGCGCAACCGTCCTCGATCGCCTGGGTTGCCAGTGTTGCGGCGCGAAGTGGGTCGACCAGGGGGACGAAGCCGACCGCGAGCAGCCGCTCGTCGGCCGAGCAGAAGTCCACCATGGCTCGGTTCTGCGCCGCACTGCCCGCGTACAGCCGTTCGACGTCCCGCCCCGTGAACATCGCA
This portion of the Acidimicrobiales bacterium genome encodes:
- a CDS encoding amidohydrolase family protein; its protein translation is MTYAGQRTISDADSHVMELADFLDPFIEPAQRDRLRRRAMEALAPVLQDALACAEARRSDPARAAQAEGRLLDDKGWHAMGGFDPAERSRVLDLLGFQSQLVFATFATAMFTGRDVERLYAGSAAQNRAMVDFCSADERLLAVGFVPLVDPLRAATLATQAIEDGCAAVMVPSTAAGSRAPTHPELDQFWDVLSEASVPFVLHVGGGGRLLDPAFHNNAMPVTDHLGGGENVRSKDFLAIHQSPELFLGVLIFDGLFDRFPKLRGGCIEQGAGWVVSWMRHLDYGRRAFRRTEEPLRKLELTPSEYVRRHLKFTPFPGEPVGWMIEQTGAELFMFSSDFPHPEGGKDPLAKFEETLTTTSEADQARFFCHNMAELLSGRT